In a genomic window of Saccharothrix sp. HUAS TT1:
- a CDS encoding Hsp70 family protein has protein sequence MRVLSVDLGTSNTVAVLAAHGRPPRVVEVDGSATMPSAVYCEEDGTLVVGRDAERRARLDPARFEPNPKRRVDDGVLLLGDNVVAVTDALAAVLRRVLEETTRQLGGESLDEVRLTHPAQWGPTRRNVLLSAARLAGVSCEVVLVPEPVAAASHYASLSVGQALAVYDLGAGTFDVAIVGATQSGFTVLAEDGLPDLGGLDVDQALLEHVGRQVSHRDPAAWQRLLRPESTADRRARRTLQEDVRAAKESLSRHAHTEVPMPEPFEDVLVNRSDLEALVRPSMMRSVELLESTIRSTGMAPNQLAGIYLVGGSSRIPLVATMIAEQVRIVPTSLDQPETSVALGAHHVPKNGVTPRSQEPTRPKEPDTVVTTPVPPTGGHHHPATPAGGHHLANPAVSGAHPVNPNTSGAYQVNPNASGAYQVNPGASGPYQVNPNASGPYQVYPQTGPQQFNFPTVSPRAQAKPEKKPNRTLLVAAGAAVVLVLAVVGGIFAFGGTGVPDAQECKSDTQQDDKGFTECLRLLAGAIPDTSTCKAGGTPGVGGVNGIKGTVVSCAVKDDYSVQYVLTETVVGAQHGAEAVVRSLKTDMVEAQWAGNGLTGKYRAAADGGLGLLVFTANDLPLLGIVTKSGGEELTADQVADFFETAVQPGT, from the coding sequence GTGCGCGTCCTGTCCGTCGACCTGGGCACTTCCAACACCGTCGCGGTGCTCGCCGCGCACGGCCGGCCGCCCAGGGTCGTGGAGGTGGACGGCTCGGCGACCATGCCGTCGGCCGTCTACTGCGAGGAGGACGGCACGCTCGTCGTCGGCCGTGACGCCGAGCGGCGCGCCCGCCTCGACCCGGCCCGCTTCGAGCCGAACCCCAAGCGCCGCGTGGACGACGGCGTGCTGCTCCTGGGCGACAACGTGGTGGCGGTCACCGACGCGCTGGCCGCCGTGCTGCGCCGCGTCCTGGAGGAGACCACCCGCCAGCTGGGCGGCGAGTCGCTGGACGAGGTCCGCCTCACCCACCCCGCGCAGTGGGGGCCGACGCGCCGCAACGTGCTGCTGTCCGCGGCCCGCCTCGCGGGCGTGTCCTGCGAGGTCGTGCTGGTCCCCGAACCGGTCGCCGCCGCCTCCCACTACGCCTCGCTCTCGGTCGGCCAGGCGCTCGCGGTCTACGACCTGGGCGCGGGCACGTTCGACGTGGCCATCGTCGGCGCCACCCAGAGCGGCTTCACGGTGCTCGCCGAGGACGGCCTGCCCGACCTGGGCGGCCTCGACGTCGACCAGGCGCTGCTGGAGCACGTCGGCCGGCAGGTCTCGCACCGCGACCCGGCGGCCTGGCAGCGGCTGCTGCGCCCGGAGTCCACGGCCGACCGGCGGGCCCGCCGCACGCTGCAGGAGGACGTGCGGGCGGCCAAGGAGTCGCTGTCGCGGCACGCGCACACCGAGGTGCCGATGCCGGAGCCGTTCGAGGACGTGCTGGTCAACCGCTCCGACCTGGAGGCGCTGGTCCGGCCGAGCATGATGCGCAGCGTGGAGCTGCTGGAGTCCACGATCCGCTCCACCGGCATGGCGCCCAACCAGCTCGCCGGCATCTACCTGGTCGGCGGCTCCAGCCGCATCCCGCTGGTCGCGACCATGATCGCCGAGCAGGTGCGGATCGTGCCGACGAGCCTGGACCAGCCGGAGACCTCGGTGGCCCTGGGCGCGCACCACGTGCCCAAGAACGGCGTCACGCCGCGTTCCCAGGAGCCGACCAGGCCCAAGGAGCCGGACACGGTCGTCACCACCCCGGTGCCCCCGACCGGCGGCCACCACCACCCGGCCACCCCGGCCGGTGGCCACCACCTCGCGAACCCGGCGGTCAGCGGCGCGCACCCGGTCAACCCGAACACCAGCGGCGCCTACCAGGTGAACCCGAACGCGAGCGGCGCGTACCAGGTCAACCCCGGCGCCAGCGGGCCGTACCAGGTCAACCCGAACGCGAGCGGGCCGTACCAGGTCTACCCGCAGACCGGGCCGCAGCAGTTCAACTTCCCGACCGTCAGCCCGCGCGCGCAGGCGAAGCCGGAGAAGAAGCCCAACCGGACCCTGCTGGTCGCCGCCGGCGCGGCCGTGGTGCTGGTGCTGGCCGTGGTCGGCGGCATCTTCGCGTTCGGCGGCACGGGCGTGCCCGACGCGCAGGAGTGCAAGAGCGACACCCAGCAGGACGACAAGGGCTTCACCGAGTGCCTGCGGCTGCTCGCGGGCGCCATCCCGGACACCAGCACGTGCAAGGCGGGCGGCACGCCCGGCGTGGGCGGCGTCAACGGCATCAAGGGCACCGTGGTCAGCTGCGCGGTGAAGGACGACTACTCGGTGCAGTACGTCCTCACCGAGACGGTCGTCGGCGCGCAGCACGGCGCGGAGGCCGTCGTGCGGTCCCTCAAGACCGACATGGTCGAGGCGCAGTGGGCGGGCAACGGGCTCACCGGCAAGTACCGGGCCGCCGCCGACGGCGGGCTGGGGCTGCTCGTGTTCACCGCGAACGACCTGCCGCTGCTCGGCATCGTGACCAAGAGCGGCGGCGAGGAGCTGACCGCCGACCAGGTCGCGGACTTCTTCGAGACTGCGGTGCAGCCCGGGACTTGA